The proteins below are encoded in one region of Psychrilyobacter piezotolerans:
- a CDS encoding DUF1694 domain-containing protein, with the protein MKEMNHLDLLDEKEKKMNQLYSIQHEKKYYLDEYRERVIVALKIDQLVEDELYSEVIEAMKSDSAKLLKLRRDTGLKYLKPYIKEAEKLDFRYELIDGLDYLGDIGLVVVSDKALDNEEDELVIRDMDQDFLDVGLGYEFSKNQNKSICNECYLKIEDKLPGYLDKFKRLNILDKLLGTNCPVCRDRKKLGGNE; encoded by the coding sequence ATGAAAGAAATGAATCATTTGGATTTGTTGGATGAAAAAGAAAAAAAAATGAATCAGTTATATAGTATTCAGCATGAAAAAAAGTATTATTTAGACGAATACAGGGAACGGGTAATAGTAGCTTTAAAAATAGATCAATTGGTGGAAGATGAACTCTATTCAGAGGTGATAGAAGCCATGAAAAGTGACTCCGCTAAGCTTTTAAAATTAAGGAGAGATACAGGACTGAAATATCTAAAACCTTATATAAAGGAAGCGGAAAAATTAGATTTTAGATATGAACTTATAGATGGTCTTGACTACCTGGGTGACATAGGACTTGTAGTGGTTTCGGACAAAGCTTTGGATAATGAAGAGGATGAATTGGTTATAAGGGATATGGATCAGGATTTTTTAGATGTGGGACTGGGATATGAATTTTCTAAAAATCAGAATAAGAGCATCTGTAATGAATGTTATCTTAAAATTGAGGACAAATTACCTGGTTATTTGGATAAATTTAAAAGACTTAATATTTTAGATAAACTATTAGGGACTAACTGTCCGGTATGCAGAGACCGGAAAAAATTAGGAGGAAATGAGTAA
- the murA gene encoding UDP-N-acetylglucosamine 1-carboxyvinyltransferase — MIGAFKIKGGNALSGTLEVSGAKNAALPIITATIIEKGTHILHNVPNLRDIGTLMKLLESLGLKTEKIGRNSYKIINDGLTNLEAEYDLVKKMRASFLVMGPMLAHAKNAKVSLPGGCAIGSRPVDLHLKGFEGLGATIEITHGYVEAKAEKLVGGHIVLDFPSVGATENIIMAAVKAEGTTILENVAREPEIDDLCNYLAAMGAKIEGIGTGKLTIVGVEKLTPVEYSIMPDRIEAGTYMVLSVLFDGKIKVKGAIQEHLGSFVAKLEEMGVKVKFDGDLATIEGKMEDLKPVIIKTAPHPGFATDLQAQFMTLLALVPGTSEIKETIFENRFMQVPELNRMGANIHIDSHVSIIKGVEEFSSAEVMASDLRAGAALIMAALKAKGETIVTRIYHVDRGYEEIEKKLQKIGADIERIKVEM; from the coding sequence ATGATAGGAGCTTTTAAAATAAAGGGTGGCAATGCACTCAGCGGAACACTGGAAGTAAGTGGAGCAAAAAATGCAGCCCTTCCAATAATAACAGCAACAATAATAGAAAAAGGAACTCATATTTTACATAATGTACCAAACCTAAGAGATATCGGGACTTTGATGAAGTTGTTGGAAAGCCTGGGGTTAAAAACTGAAAAAATAGGAAGGAACAGCTATAAAATTATAAATGATGGATTGACTAATTTAGAAGCTGAATACGATCTGGTAAAAAAAATGAGAGCATCATTTTTAGTAATGGGACCCATGCTGGCCCATGCAAAAAATGCTAAAGTATCTTTGCCGGGAGGCTGTGCCATTGGTTCCAGGCCTGTAGATCTACATCTAAAAGGATTTGAAGGGTTGGGAGCTACAATTGAGATTACCCATGGGTACGTAGAAGCTAAAGCTGAAAAATTAGTTGGAGGCCATATTGTTTTGGATTTTCCAAGTGTGGGAGCTACTGAAAATATTATAATGGCTGCTGTAAAAGCAGAGGGTACAACCATCTTAGAAAATGTAGCCAGGGAACCTGAGATAGATGACCTATGTAATTACCTGGCTGCTATGGGAGCTAAGATCGAAGGAATTGGGACAGGGAAACTGACTATAGTTGGTGTAGAAAAGTTAACACCAGTGGAATACTCTATCATGCCAGACAGGATAGAGGCTGGAACTTATATGGTTCTCTCGGTTTTATTTGACGGAAAGATCAAAGTTAAAGGAGCTATTCAGGAACATCTGGGAAGTTTTGTTGCAAAACTTGAAGAAATGGGAGTGAAAGTAAAATTTGACGGAGATCTGGCTACAATAGAAGGTAAGATGGAGGATTTAAAGCCTGTAATAATAAAAACAGCTCCTCATCCAGGATTTGCCACTGATCTGCAGGCTCAATTTATGACATTGTTAGCGTTAGTGCCGGGAACCAGTGAGATAAAGGAAACTATATTTGAAAATAGATTTATGCAGGTCCCGGAATTAAACAGGATGGGAGCAAATATCCATATAGATAGCCACGTGTCCATAATAAAAGGTGTGGAAGAATTTAGTAGTGCAGAAGTAATGGCCAGTGACCTGAGAGCGGGAGCAGCACTTATTATGGCAGCCTTAAAAGCAAAAGGTGAAACTATAGTAACCAGGATATACCATGTAGACAGAGGGTATGAAGAGATAGAGAAAAAATTACAAAAGATAGGTGCAGACATAGAAAGAATTAAGGTGGAGATGTAA